A genomic region of Azoarcus sp. KH32C contains the following coding sequences:
- the hisG gene encoding ATP phosphoribosyltransferase, with product MSSITLALSKGRIFEETLPLLAAAGITPTDNPETSRKLIIGTNRPDVRLVIVRATDTPTYVQYGAADLGIAGKDVLLEHGGAGLYQPLDLNIAKCRLCVATQKGFDYAAATRPGGRIRVATKYINSAKAHFAEKGVHVDLIKLYGSMELAPLVGLADAIVDLVSSGGTLRANNLEEVEEIMPISSRLIVNQASLKLKRELIQPVLDAFAGAVK from the coding sequence GTGTCCAGCATCACCCTCGCCCTGTCCAAGGGCCGCATCTTCGAGGAAACGCTGCCCTTGCTCGCGGCAGCCGGCATCACGCCGACCGACAACCCGGAAACCTCGCGCAAGCTCATCATCGGCACGAACCGGCCGGACGTGCGGCTCGTCATCGTGCGCGCCACCGACACCCCGACCTATGTGCAATACGGCGCCGCGGACCTCGGTATCGCCGGCAAGGACGTGCTGCTCGAACATGGCGGGGCAGGGCTGTACCAGCCGCTCGACCTGAACATTGCAAAGTGCCGCCTGTGCGTCGCGACGCAGAAGGGCTTCGACTATGCGGCGGCGACGCGCCCGGGCGGACGTATCCGCGTCGCGACCAAGTACATCAACAGCGCCAAGGCGCACTTCGCCGAGAAGGGCGTGCACGTCGACCTGATCAAGCTGTACGGCTCGATGGAGCTTGCGCCGCTGGTGGGCCTCGCCGACGCGATCGTCGACCTCGTATCGAGCGGTGGCACGCTGCGCGCCAACAACCTCGAGGAAGTCGAGGAGATCATGCCGATCAGCTCGCGCCTGATCGTCAATCAGGCCTCCCTCAAGCTCAAGCGCGAACTGATCCAGCCGGTGCTGGATGCCTTTGCCGGAGCCGTGAAATGA
- the hisD gene encoding histidinol dehydrogenase, whose amino-acid sequence MTAAATIRRLDARDPDFLPTLDALLAFEGSADARIDSAVTEILGAVRTTGDAAVIEYTRRFDRLDVSSMAELELPKSELKAALDSLTVEQREALRIAADRVRIYHERQRAESWDYTEADGTRLGQKVTPLDRVGLYVPGGRASYPSSVLMNAIPAKVAGVGELIMVVPTPNGEKNPLVLAAAAITGVDRVFTIGGAQAVAALAYGTQTLPQVDKIVGPGNAYVAEAKRRVFGTVGIDMVAGPSEVLVISDGSGHADWVAMDLFAQAEHDELAQSILLCSDAGFIDAVAASIERLLPTMPRRETIAASLANRGALIHVESLEQACAIANRIAPEHLELSMDNAEAWIDKIRHAGAIFVGHWSVEALGDYCAGPNHVLPTMRSARFSSPLGVYDFQKRTSIIQISEAGAQTLGRVASTLAHGEGLQAHARSAEMRLRG is encoded by the coding sequence ATGACTGCTGCCGCCACGATCCGCCGCCTCGACGCGCGCGACCCCGACTTCCTCCCGACCCTCGACGCCCTGCTGGCCTTCGAAGGTTCGGCCGATGCGCGCATCGATAGCGCCGTCACCGAGATCCTGGGCGCGGTGCGCACGACCGGCGACGCGGCAGTCATCGAATACACGCGCCGCTTCGACCGCCTCGACGTGAGCTCGATGGCCGAGCTCGAACTGCCGAAGTCCGAGCTGAAGGCCGCGCTCGACAGCCTGACCGTCGAGCAGCGCGAAGCGCTGCGGATCGCGGCCGACCGCGTGCGCATCTACCACGAGCGCCAGCGCGCCGAGTCGTGGGATTACACCGAGGCCGACGGTACGCGTCTCGGCCAGAAGGTCACGCCGCTCGATCGCGTGGGCCTGTATGTGCCGGGAGGTCGGGCGTCCTACCCGAGTTCGGTGCTGATGAACGCCATTCCCGCCAAGGTCGCGGGTGTGGGCGAACTGATCATGGTGGTGCCGACGCCGAACGGCGAGAAGAATCCGCTCGTGCTGGCGGCCGCCGCGATCACCGGCGTTGACCGCGTCTTCACGATCGGCGGCGCGCAGGCCGTCGCTGCGCTCGCCTACGGCACGCAGACGCTGCCGCAGGTCGACAAGATCGTCGGCCCGGGCAACGCTTACGTCGCCGAAGCCAAGCGCCGCGTGTTCGGTACGGTCGGCATCGACATGGTGGCGGGCCCGTCCGAAGTGCTGGTCATCTCCGACGGCAGCGGCCACGCCGACTGGGTCGCGATGGACCTCTTCGCGCAGGCGGAGCACGACGAGCTCGCGCAGTCGATCCTGCTGTGCTCGGACGCCGGTTTCATCGACGCGGTCGCCGCGTCGATCGAGCGCCTGCTGCCGACGATGCCGCGTCGCGAGACGATCGCCGCGTCGCTCGCGAACCGAGGCGCGCTAATCCACGTCGAGAGTCTGGAGCAGGCCTGCGCGATCGCCAACCGCATCGCGCCGGAGCACCTCGAGCTGTCGATGGACAACGCGGAAGCGTGGATCGACAAGATCCGTCACGCGGGCGCGATCTTCGTCGGCCACTGGTCGGTTGAGGCGTTGGGTGACTACTGCGCCGGCCCGAACCACGTGCTGCCGACGATGCGCAGTGCTCGTTTCTCTTCGCCGCTGGGGGTTTATGATTTCCAGAAGCGGACCAGCATCATCCAGATTTCGGAAGCGGGGGCACAGACTTTGGGGCGCGTTGCCTCGACACTGGCTCATGGCGAGGGGCTGCAGGCGCACGCCCGTTCTGCCGAGATGCGGTTGCGAGGGTAA
- the hisC gene encoding histidinol-phosphate transaminase, protein MSQYWSAVVHGLTPYVPGEQPKIANLIKLNTNEHPYGPSPRAIEAIRAEASDTLRLYPDPTAERLKLALAARYGVTAKQVFVGNGSDEVLAHAFMALLKHDRPLRFPDISYSFYPVYCGLYGIDFETVALDENLAIRTEDYLPEDNGAAGGIIFPNPNAPTGRALPLAEIERIVAANPQCVVVIDEAYVDFGGESAIPLVARYPNLLVVQTFSKSRSLAGLRVGFAIGHPDLIEALDRVKDSFNSYPLDRLAIVGAVAAIEDEEYFERTRHAVMATREQLVADLASVGFEVLPSTANFVFATHPTRDAAELAAELRKRAIIVRHFRQPRIEQFLRITVGTDDQCKALIGALREILG, encoded by the coding sequence ATGAGCCAATACTGGAGTGCCGTGGTCCACGGCCTGACCCCCTATGTTCCCGGTGAACAGCCCAAGATTGCCAACCTGATCAAGCTCAACACCAACGAACATCCCTACGGGCCGTCGCCGCGTGCAATCGAGGCGATTCGGGCGGAGGCGTCGGATACGCTGCGCTTGTACCCGGACCCGACTGCCGAACGGCTGAAGCTCGCCCTCGCCGCCCGCTATGGCGTGACGGCGAAGCAGGTGTTCGTCGGCAACGGCTCGGACGAGGTGCTGGCCCACGCCTTCATGGCATTGCTCAAGCACGACCGTCCGCTGCGCTTCCCGGACATTTCGTACAGCTTTTATCCCGTGTATTGCGGGCTGTACGGCATCGATTTCGAGACCGTCGCACTCGACGAAAACCTGGCGATTCGCACCGAAGACTACCTACCGGAGGACAACGGTGCTGCGGGCGGGATCATCTTCCCGAATCCGAACGCGCCGACCGGCCGCGCGTTGCCGCTCGCCGAGATCGAGCGCATCGTCGCCGCGAACCCGCAATGCGTGGTGGTGATCGACGAGGCCTATGTCGACTTCGGCGGCGAATCGGCGATTCCGCTTGTCGCCCGTTATCCGAATCTGCTCGTCGTACAGACTTTCTCGAAGTCGCGCTCGCTGGCGGGCCTGCGGGTCGGCTTTGCGATCGGACATCCCGACCTCATCGAGGCGCTCGACCGCGTCAAGGACAGCTTCAATTCGTATCCGCTCGATCGTCTGGCGATCGTAGGCGCCGTGGCGGCGATCGAGGACGAGGAGTATTTCGAGCGGACTCGCCATGCAGTGATGGCGACGCGCGAACAGCTCGTCGCGGACCTCGCATCGGTGGGTTTCGAAGTCCTGCCGTCGACGGCGAACTTCGTGTTCGCGACGCATCCGACGCGTGATGCAGCGGAGCTTGCGGCGGAATTGCGCAAGCGGGCGATCATCGTGCGGCACTTCCGTCAGCCGCGGATCGAGCAGTTCCTGCGGATCACGGTGGGGACGGACGATCAGTGCAAGGCGCTGATCGGGGCGTTGAGGGAGATTCTGGGGTAA
- the hisB gene encoding imidazoleglycerol-phosphate dehydratase HisB, with translation MRQAEVTRDTLETRITVRIDLDGSGKASLATGVPFFDHMLDQIARHGAIDLDIKAEGDTHIDDHHTVEDVGITLGQAFAKALGDKKGIRRYGHSYVPLDEALSRVVVDFSGRPGLHYFVEYTRARIGNFDVDLAREFFQGFVNHAGVTVHIDNLRGDNAHHQCETIFKAFGRALRMAAERDERVAGVIPSTKGAL, from the coding sequence ATGCGGCAAGCCGAAGTCACACGCGACACCCTGGAAACCCGGATCACCGTCCGCATCGACCTGGACGGCAGCGGCAAGGCCAGTCTCGCCACCGGCGTGCCGTTCTTCGATCACATGCTCGACCAGATCGCCCGCCATGGCGCGATCGACCTCGACATCAAGGCCGAGGGCGACACCCATATCGACGACCACCACACCGTCGAAGATGTCGGCATCACGTTGGGTCAGGCCTTCGCCAAGGCGCTCGGCGACAAGAAAGGCATTCGCCGCTACGGCCACTCCTACGTGCCGCTCGACGAGGCGCTTTCCCGTGTCGTCGTCGACTTCTCGGGCCGCCCCGGGCTGCACTACTTCGTCGAGTACACGCGTGCACGCATCGGCAACTTCGACGTCGATCTTGCGCGCGAATTCTTCCAGGGTTTCGTCAATCATGCCGGTGTGACCGTGCATATCGACAACCTGCGTGGCGACAACGCGCATCACCAGTGCGAAACGATCTTCAAGGCCTTCGGCCGCGCGCTTCGCATGGCTGCCGAGCGCGACGAGCGCGTCGCCGGCGTGATCCCCTCGACCAAGGGCGCGCTCTGA
- the hisH gene encoding imidazole glycerol phosphate synthase subunit HisH — MSDVAIIDYGMGNLRSVAKAVEHVAPGKEIVVTSDPAVVAAAGRVVFPGQGAMPDCMHELELRGLRAAVLDAAASKPFLGICIGQQMLFEHSEEGDVPGLGILPGRVVRFPDAKMFAPDGARLKVPHMGWNEVRQRGEHPLWAGIPDGERFYFVHSYFVVPEQSALTAAQTEYGLMFTSAVARDNIFAVQFHPEKSAHAGLRLLANFMSWAP, encoded by the coding sequence ATGAGCGACGTAGCCATCATCGACTACGGCATGGGCAATCTGCGTTCGGTTGCCAAGGCGGTCGAACATGTTGCACCCGGCAAGGAGATCGTCGTGACCTCCGATCCAGCGGTCGTTGCCGCGGCCGGACGCGTGGTCTTTCCCGGCCAGGGCGCGATGCCCGACTGCATGCACGAACTCGAACTGCGCGGCCTGCGCGCGGCCGTGCTCGATGCAGCGGCCTCCAAGCCCTTCCTCGGCATCTGCATCGGCCAGCAGATGCTGTTCGAGCACAGTGAGGAAGGCGACGTGCCGGGTCTGGGCATCCTGCCCGGCCGCGTCGTGCGCTTCCCCGACGCGAAGATGTTCGCGCCCGACGGTGCACGCCTGAAAGTGCCTCACATGGGCTGGAACGAGGTGCGCCAGCGCGGAGAGCATCCGCTCTGGGCGGGGATCCCGGACGGAGAGCGCTTCTACTTCGTGCACAGCTATTTCGTCGTGCCCGAGCAATCTGCCCTCACCGCGGCCCAAACCGAATATGGATTGATGTTTACCAGTGCAGTGGCACGGGATAACATCTTCGCGGTTCAGTTCCACCCAGAAAAGAGCGCGCATGCTGGCCTGCGATTGCTGGCGAACTTCATGTCCTGGGCGCCGTGA
- the hisA gene encoding 1-(5-phosphoribosyl)-5-[(5-phosphoribosylamino)methylideneamino]imidazole-4-carboxamide isomerase → MLLIPAIDLKDGHCVRLKQGEMDDATVFSDDPAAMARHWIGLGARRLHLVDLNGAFAGKPKNGAAIRSIVDEVGDDIPVQLGGGIRDLDTIEHYLDNGISYVIIGTAAVKNPGFLHDACGAFPGHIIVGLDAKDGKVAVDGWSKMTGHDVVDLAKKYEDYGVEAVIYTDIGRDGMLSGVNVEATVRLARALRIPVIASGGIASLTDIDALCAVESEGVTGAITGRAIYEGTLDFAAAQARADELSGETA, encoded by the coding sequence ATGCTGCTCATTCCCGCTATCGATCTCAAGGACGGCCATTGCGTGCGCCTCAAGCAGGGCGAAATGGACGATGCCACCGTGTTCTCGGACGACCCGGCCGCCATGGCGCGGCACTGGATCGGCCTCGGCGCACGACGCCTGCACCTCGTGGACCTGAACGGCGCGTTCGCCGGCAAGCCCAAGAATGGGGCCGCGATCCGTTCCATCGTGGATGAAGTCGGCGACGACATCCCGGTTCAGCTCGGCGGCGGGATCCGCGATCTCGACACCATCGAGCACTACCTCGACAATGGCATCTCTTACGTCATCATCGGCACTGCCGCGGTGAAGAATCCCGGCTTTCTCCATGACGCCTGCGGTGCCTTCCCCGGCCACATCATCGTCGGGCTGGACGCGAAGGACGGCAAGGTCGCCGTCGATGGCTGGTCGAAGATGACCGGGCACGATGTCGTCGATCTCGCGAAGAAATACGAGGATTACGGCGTCGAGGCGGTGATCTACACCGATATCGGCCGCGACGGCATGCTGTCGGGCGTGAACGTCGAAGCCACCGTACGCCTTGCGCGCGCGCTGCGCATCCCGGTCATCGCGAGCGGCGGCATTGCGAGCCTGACGGACATCGACGCGCTGTGCGCGGTCGAATCCGAAGGCGTCACCGGCGCGATCACCGGTCGCGCCATCTACGAAGGCACGCTCGATTTCGCAGCCGCGCAGGCGCGCGCCGACGAACTCAGCGGCGAAACTGCCTGA
- the hisF gene encoding imidazole glycerol phosphate synthase subunit HisF: MMLAKRIIPCLDVNAGRVVKGVNFVELRDAGDPVEIARRYDEQGADEITFLDITASSDARDTIFHVVEQVAEQVFIPLTVGGGVRTVEDVRRLLNAGADKVSINTAAVNNPQVVADASGKVGSQCIVVAIDAKQTAPGKWQVFTHGGRNNTGLDAIEWAKKVAALGAGEILLTSMDRDGTKIGFDLALTRAVSDAVSIPVIASGGVGNLEHLVEGVSEGRADAVLAASIFHFGQHTVREAKELMRSRGIEVRL; this comes from the coding sequence CTGATGCTTGCCAAGCGGATCATCCCCTGCCTCGACGTCAACGCCGGACGGGTCGTCAAGGGCGTCAATTTCGTCGAACTGCGCGATGCCGGGGACCCCGTCGAAATCGCCCGTCGCTACGACGAGCAGGGGGCCGACGAGATCACCTTTCTCGACATCACCGCCAGTTCGGATGCGCGTGACACGATTTTCCACGTCGTCGAGCAGGTTGCCGAGCAGGTCTTCATTCCGCTGACCGTGGGCGGGGGCGTGCGCACCGTGGAAGACGTGCGCCGGCTCCTCAACGCGGGCGCCGACAAGGTCAGCATCAATACCGCGGCCGTCAATAACCCGCAGGTCGTCGCCGATGCGTCGGGCAAGGTCGGCAGCCAGTGCATCGTCGTCGCGATCGACGCGAAGCAGACCGCGCCGGGCAAATGGCAGGTCTTTACGCACGGCGGGCGCAACAACACCGGGCTGGATGCGATCGAGTGGGCGAAGAAGGTCGCCGCGCTCGGCGCCGGCGAAATTCTGCTGACCAGCATGGACCGGGACGGCACCAAGATCGGCTTCGATCTCGCGCTGACGCGTGCCGTTTCCGACGCCGTGTCGATCCCGGTGATCGCCAGCGGCGGGGTCGGCAACCTCGAGCACCTGGTCGAAGGGGTGTCCGAAGGGCGTGCCGATGCGGTGCTGGCCGCCAGCATCTTCCATTTCGGGCAGCACACGGTGCGTGAGGCGAAGGAACTCATGCGCAGCCGTGGGATCGAGGTCAGGCTATGA
- the hisI gene encoding phosphoribosyl-AMP cyclohydrolase: protein MIAPHSPRWLNDIRWDDQGLVPVIAQEAASGDVLMFAWMNREALQRTAESGEAIYWSRSRRKLWHKGEESGHVQKVLEIRIDCDNDVVLLKVEQIGGIACHTGRHSCFFQRYLADGSWEAVDPVVKDPKDIYK from the coding sequence ATGATTGCGCCGCACTCGCCGCGCTGGCTCAACGACATTCGCTGGGACGACCAGGGGCTGGTGCCGGTCATCGCCCAGGAGGCTGCCTCCGGCGACGTGTTGATGTTCGCGTGGATGAACCGCGAAGCGCTGCAGCGCACAGCCGAATCCGGCGAGGCGATCTACTGGTCGCGCTCGCGCCGCAAGCTGTGGCACAAGGGCGAGGAGTCCGGCCACGTCCAGAAGGTGCTGGAGATCCGCATCGACTGCGATAACGACGTGGTGCTGCTGAAGGTCGAACAGATTGGCGGAATCGCCTGTCACACCGGCCGGCACAGCTGCTTTTTCCAGCGTTACCTGGCCGACGGCTCCTGGGAGGCCGTCGATCCCGTGGTGAAAGATCCGAAGGATATCTACAAATGA
- a CDS encoding phosphoribosyl-ATP diphosphatase produces the protein MIDIEVLHRVAATLAERKKASPDSSYVSSLYAKGTDAICKKVAEEAAETIMAAKDKDMLHVVWEVTDLWFHSMVLLSHFGLSVDDVLAEFRRREGVSGIDEKKSRTTA, from the coding sequence ATGATCGATATCGAAGTGCTGCACCGCGTCGCCGCCACGCTCGCCGAGCGCAAGAAGGCGAGTCCCGACTCGTCCTACGTGTCCAGCCTGTATGCGAAGGGGACCGACGCGATCTGCAAGAAGGTCGCCGAGGAGGCCGCCGAGACCATCATGGCGGCCAAGGACAAGGACATGCTGCATGTCGTCTGGGAAGTGACCGACCTGTGGTTCCATTCGATGGTACTGCTGTCGCATTTCGGCCTGTCGGTCGACGACGTCCTGGCCGAATTCCGGCGCCGCGAAGGGGTGTCGGGGATCGACGAGAAGAAATCCCGTACGACGGCTTGA
- a CDS encoding histidine triad nucleotide-binding protein, producing MSDCIFCKIAAGEIPAKKIYEDDLVVAFHDIRPVAPVHFLVIPKLHIPSMAELQPEHAEVMGRVMTVAAQVARETGCANGYRMIINTGKVGRQEVYHLHVHVVGGPEVLPAMVKY from the coding sequence ATGAGCGACTGTATCTTCTGCAAGATTGCCGCCGGCGAAATCCCCGCCAAGAAGATCTACGAAGACGATCTCGTCGTCGCCTTCCACGACATCCGCCCGGTAGCTCCGGTCCATTTTCTCGTGATTCCCAAGCTGCACATCCCGTCGATGGCGGAATTGCAGCCCGAGCACGCCGAGGTGATGGGGCGGGTCATGACGGTCGCGGCGCAGGTCGCGCGTGAAACTGGTTGCGCAAACGGGTATCGAATGATTATCAACACCGGCAAGGTGGGGCGGCAGGAGGTGTATCATCTGCACGTCCACGTCGTGGGTGGTCCGGAGGTGCTTCCGGCCATGGTGAAGTATTAA
- the tatA gene encoding Sec-independent protein translocase subunit TatA, producing the protein MGSFSIWHWLIVLVIVVLVFGTKKLRNIGQDLGGAVKGFKEGMREADRPAGDNPQKIAGGETLEGQAREKSDKVNS; encoded by the coding sequence ATGGGTTCATTCAGCATCTGGCACTGGCTGATCGTCCTGGTCATCGTCGTGCTGGTGTTCGGTACGAAGAAGCTTCGCAATATCGGCCAGGATCTGGGCGGTGCAGTGAAGGGCTTCAAGGAAGGCATGCGCGAAGCGGATCGGCCCGCGGGCGATAATCCGCAGAAGATCGCTGGCGGGGAAACCCTCGAAGGTCAGGCGCGCGAAAAGTCCGACAAGGTCAATTCCTGA
- the tatB gene encoding Sec-independent protein translocase protein TatB → MFDLGFSEIVVIAVVTLIVVGPERLPKVARTVGHLLGRFQRYVSDVKSDIQREMQLEELKKLQQQVEQQARELESSFREGVDKVETDLGKVAAAATAPVAAALDEAAAPNPQTSSTPLPGEATATATADTPPEAPSAVPATPESAPAAEQPEVDSRQMDFGFESDAAPAPTQPKEKA, encoded by the coding sequence ATGTTCGATCTTGGTTTTTCCGAAATCGTAGTCATCGCCGTCGTGACACTGATCGTCGTCGGGCCCGAGCGCTTGCCGAAGGTCGCGCGCACCGTCGGCCACCTGCTTGGTCGCTTCCAGCGCTACGTGTCCGACGTCAAATCCGACATCCAGCGTGAAATGCAGCTCGAGGAGTTGAAGAAGCTGCAGCAGCAGGTCGAACAGCAGGCCCGTGAGCTCGAGTCCTCCTTCCGGGAGGGCGTCGACAAGGTCGAGACCGATCTGGGCAAGGTGGCCGCAGCGGCGACCGCACCGGTCGCGGCCGCGCTCGACGAGGCCGCGGCGCCGAACCCCCAGACTTCCAGCACACCCTTGCCCGGCGAGGCAACGGCGACGGCGACCGCCGATACTCCGCCCGAGGCTCCATCGGCCGTGCCCGCAACGCCTGAGTCTGCTCCCGCGGCCGAGCAACCTGAAGTCGATAGCAGGCAAATGGATTTCGGCTTCGAGTCCGACGCCGCTCCCGCGCCCACTCAGCCCAAGGAAAAGGCATGA
- the tatC gene encoding twin-arginine translocase subunit TatC gives MSEMQETFISHLVELRDRLLRAIVAVVVVFVCLMPWASDIYDLLALPMMRTLPEGTHMIATGVVTPFFVPVKVTMLVAFVAALPVVLYQVWAFVAPGLYAHERRFALPLVFGSTILFMLGMAFCYFFVFGTVFKFIANFAPKSIVPAPDIEQYLSFVMTMFIAFGLTFEVPVAVILLVKTGVVGIAKLVEARPYVIVGAFIIAAVVTPPDVVSQCLLAIPMCLLYELGIVISRFVAKDKASEIEGDEAPLERIGNTGPDAS, from the coding sequence ATGAGCGAGATGCAGGAAACCTTCATTTCGCACCTCGTCGAGTTGCGGGATCGCTTGCTGCGCGCCATCGTCGCGGTAGTCGTGGTGTTCGTGTGCCTGATGCCCTGGGCGAGCGACATCTACGACCTGCTCGCCCTGCCGATGATGCGGACCCTGCCCGAGGGCACGCACATGATCGCGACCGGCGTCGTCACGCCGTTCTTCGTTCCGGTCAAGGTCACGATGCTGGTCGCCTTTGTGGCGGCGCTGCCTGTCGTGCTGTATCAGGTATGGGCCTTCGTTGCTCCCGGGCTTTATGCCCACGAGCGGCGCTTTGCGTTGCCGCTGGTGTTTGGTTCGACGATTCTGTTCATGCTCGGGATGGCGTTCTGCTACTTCTTCGTTTTCGGGACGGTCTTCAAGTTCATTGCGAACTTCGCTCCGAAGAGCATCGTTCCCGCGCCGGACATCGAGCAATATCTGTCGTTCGTGATGACGATGTTCATCGCCTTCGGGCTGACCTTCGAGGTCCCGGTGGCCGTCATCCTGCTCGTGAAGACCGGCGTCGTCGGCATTGCCAAACTGGTCGAGGCGCGTCCCTACGTGATCGTCGGAGCCTTCATCATCGCGGCGGTGGTAACCCCGCCCGACGTCGTATCGCAGTGCCTGCTGGCCATCCCGATGTGCCTGCTGTATGAGCTCGGGATCGTGATCTCACGCTTTGTCGCCAAGGACAAAGCGTCGGAGATCGAAGGCGACGAGGCGCCGCTCGAGCGGATCGGCAATACGGGGCCGGACGCGAGCTGA
- a CDS encoding Do family serine endopeptidase, with protein sequence MRRLWLIFAQAVTISVAVLFVLTTLKPEWLRSNAPSSVVEILQAPPFTSEHEVAAQGSYAEAARRSMPAVVHIYTSKDVARPRHPLLDDPVFRHFFGDRQDNGPTQRAAGLGSGVIASSEGFVLTNNHVIDGADEIEVALNDGRKFPATLVGRDPETDLAVLKLKGPGALPTITFAAQDALEVGDVVLAIGNPFGVGQTVTMGIVSALGRSQLGINTFENYIQTDAAINPGNSGGALVDNHGNLVGINTAIYSRSGGSLGIGFAIPVSIARNVLEQLVANGQVTRGWIGVEIQEITPELAESFGIAGTHGALIAGVLRDSPAERAGIRPGDVLTAVEGRAIQDPRGMLEMVANLRPGRNAQFHLRRAEAELDLAVEIGRRPAPAPSPTAER encoded by the coding sequence ATGCGCCGCCTCTGGCTCATCTTTGCACAGGCCGTGACGATCAGCGTCGCGGTCCTGTTCGTCCTCACGACGCTGAAGCCGGAATGGCTGCGCAGCAATGCGCCTTCGTCCGTAGTCGAGATACTGCAGGCGCCGCCCTTCACGTCCGAACACGAGGTCGCCGCCCAGGGCTCATATGCCGAAGCGGCGCGACGCTCGATGCCCGCCGTCGTCCACATCTACACGTCCAAGGACGTCGCGCGCCCCCGTCATCCACTGCTCGATGATCCCGTTTTCCGGCATTTCTTTGGCGACCGCCAAGATAACGGACCGACCCAGCGCGCCGCCGGACTCGGCTCGGGCGTCATCGCGAGCAGCGAAGGCTTCGTGCTGACCAACAACCACGTGATCGACGGCGCGGACGAGATCGAGGTCGCGCTCAACGACGGCAGGAAATTCCCGGCGACGCTCGTCGGCCGCGACCCGGAAACCGACCTCGCCGTGCTCAAGCTCAAAGGGCCCGGCGCGCTCCCGACGATCACCTTCGCCGCGCAGGACGCACTCGAAGTCGGCGATGTCGTGCTCGCGATCGGCAATCCGTTCGGCGTCGGACAGACCGTGACGATGGGCATCGTGTCGGCCCTCGGGCGCAGCCAACTCGGGATCAACACCTTCGAGAACTACATCCAGACCGACGCGGCGATCAACCCCGGCAATTCCGGCGGAGCGCTGGTCGACAATCACGGCAACCTTGTCGGGATCAATACCGCGATCTACTCGCGCTCGGGCGGCTCGCTCGGAATCGGCTTCGCGATCCCGGTTTCGATCGCGCGCAACGTCCTTGAGCAGTTGGTCGCCAACGGGCAGGTCACCCGCGGCTGGATCGGCGTCGAAATCCAGGAGATCACGCCCGAGCTTGCGGAATCCTTCGGAATTGCCGGCACTCATGGCGCGCTGATCGCGGGCGTGCTGCGCGACAGTCCGGCGGAGCGCGCCGGCATCCGGCCGGGCGACGTGCTGACTGCCGTCGAGGGCCGCGCGATCCAGGATCCACGCGGCATGCTGGAAATGGTGGCCAATCTGCGGCCGGGGCGCAACGCGCAGTTCCATCTGCGCCGCGCCGAAGCCGAACTGGATCTGGCCGTGGAGATCGGCCGCCGACCGGCGCCGGCTCCGTCGCCGACGGCCGAACGCTGA